DNA sequence from the Lagenorhynchus albirostris chromosome 13, mLagAlb1.1, whole genome shotgun sequence genome:
TGGAACTGGAGAGAGACGGTAAAGGCAGAGAGGCAAGTTCTTCACAGGCCAGGTTTGGGGCCTTAGCCCGGAGGCACACAGCCCCTTCCGCAGTGTGGAGGACAGCAGGGCTCCTTCCGTAAGGCCCGCCTTCCAGATGCGGCTTCATTCTGCAAGCGGGAGCTGCCACGATTGGAGTTCTAATGTGTTAATTAGAAACCACTCTACCAGGAAAGCATTTCAAAGTAAAGTACTATGACAACTCCCTCCAATTCAGCCTTTCCTAAACTGTATTTCACAATTCACTGCTGTCCCCCAGGCCACTAGCCGGCATCTGGGGTTCCACGATCAAGACAGCTTATGAAGCACATCTTTACTGCAGAACCTGCGTCCTGTTAACTGGGCTTATtatatatacgtatgtgtgtgaACCTTTGAAAGGTGAGTTTAACAAGCAGACTATTTAACCACAGGAcccttgaaaacaaaacaagtgacACTAACTCAAAGAACAAGAGTGTCACAGAACACCTGAGACGTTCTGCCCTAATCAACTACAGCAGAAGTTCTACCTACCAGGCAACCTCACACCTCCGCTAAACATGGTAGCCACCAGCCCCATGTAGCTATATAAACACAACCTTAATGAAAACGTTAAACTTCGGTTCCTCAGACACACTGTTCACATTTCAAgtgcatgtggctagtggctaccctcCTAATGgacagagaacatttccatcactgccgAAAACTCTACTGGATCTGACAGGACAATGAAGAGATCATTAAGTCATTTTAGTTAGTTTCTTGTGTGAGTCCTTCTGAATTAAAACCAcatatttccaaaaataaaaaaacaatattcCTTTAAAGTTCAAATATTCTAGAATTCAAACTTTTCCATACTTTGGAGAGCTCTTTCCCCATAGTAAGCCTAAGTAAGTCACACTGATGTTTATTGAACGTGAATGGacactttctaaaatgcaaagaaagaatGTCTACTGCAAtgtgaagagaaagggagaatgtGAGCCTCACCCTAAAAGCCTCTCAATCACAGGTTCACAATCACAGAACTATATTACATTTTAGCTACTGGGGTGACCAGATACCATGTTCCAGGAAAACCACTGACAGCTGTACTAACGTTCACCCCAAGACTATGAAGGCTTTTCAGAACCAAAGAAAGATGGCCTTCTCCAGCGGTTCTCAGCTTCGCTCCCACTCAAAGGCGGCTGGACGTGTTTCCCGATCACGGGATCCGACATTCCCTATGCCCTACCTGCTTCAGTTCTCACCTGTGTGAGTGCGAAGATGAGCCTTGAGGTGGGAACTTTTGAAGTAGGTTTTCTGGCAGCCTGGGAAGTTGCAAACATAGTTCCTCCTTCGGGAAAAGTCTACCTGAGGGGCGCAGTTCTGACtggatgcaatgaacactggagcAGGGGCAAGGGGCAGTAACTTGGTATTCCCAACAGCCATTCCACTCGACGAACACGTGGCAGGCTGCGGGAGGGCCCCCTGGGGCAGAACCAACATCACAGTTCCCTGAGGCACAGACGGTCCCACGAACACAGGCTGGGGCACTGGAGCAGCGTGGGGTAAGATGGGTTTGACAGTCCCTGCAGACACTTGGGGAGATGGCTTCAAAAAAGCTGATAACATGCCACTTTGTCCAGTCACAGGGATCATTTGGCAAAGGACAGGGGGACTAGGAATGGGGACAGAAATCAGAGGGGTGGCTTTCCTTGGCAAGTCATTTTCATAATTCTTTGGTGAGCAGGTCTGAATTGCAACGGGCCACCCTGCCTGCTGGTCTTTGGTGGGGCTCAGGCCACTGGACTTGTGCAAACAAGGCTGACAGGACGCTGAGTTAACGCTGAGCACACTGTCTGTGAGCTGTGTGTCCTGCACAGCTTCCACATGCCCCCAAAACTGCGCTTCTCCTTCCGCGTTGGCCGAAAGTTGGTGTGCTTGAGTCTGGGTGGTAGGAACGTGGGCAGCAGCAGGACTCCCCCCAGTGTGGCAAATGACACTTGTCACCGTGGCCCTGCAGTGAGGGCTGACAGCCGGCTCCAGCAGCTCTGCCTTCAAACCAGGCACGGCGCTCTCTGCCCTCCTGCTCAGCACTCCGGCTGCCCCAGTAGAGGCTGGGGTGACAGCCACGACCACGGGTGATTTGGAATCAGTTACTTGGGAAGGAACAACTGTCCCTGTTGATGGCTCCAGGAGGTCAGGGCTCTGAGGAGGAGtcatgcactttaaaaaaaaaaagaaaaaagtactgtGTGAAAAGGTTGTTTTGGTTAAATTTTAAGGAACTTACTTTGATCATGTTGTCCCCACCGTCTTTACAAAGAAGTATCTAGAAAAGACTGGTCAAAGTCTGCTCACAATCACACCCAGTGGATATAAAAGCTGCATGAGACACTTTACTTTCtagctttctctccctttcccgaCCTCTCTCAAACCCATCCATCTGCTCGGTTATAAGGACGCCAGTGCCATTCCTGGCCTCGCACAGCTACTGAAATGAACAATTTGCATATTAGGGCTGCAAATGAGAAATCAAACTTATATTCAAGATGAAAGCTTTACACAATTTTAGattctcaaaaattttttaaaaatctcggTGGTAATCATTTAACACACACATATCCAATCAATCACACACGTATCCTGTGCCTACTGGATGAGAGGTAAAACCTGTCAGAATGACCCATAAAAGGCCCTGCTCCAACCAGGGGTTCTGCCTACAGTGAGCCTCTGTAACACCTCCCCCACCACTCCCACTTATCTTCAGCCTCTCAGTGGACGATCCCAACACTGTGACGTGCTCTGGGCAGCCAGGCCCACTACCTGTACAATCCTCTCCACTACCCCCAAGTCCCTTCTCATCCCTCTCGGTCTCCAAGTCGGTTTTCCACACTCTTCTTCCAGGGCAGGCTTCCAGCCCAGGACAATTAGattataattttcagttttgttagCAACTGACAGCTCTCGACTTCTCCAAGTTGCAAAGCAGTTTTCCCCAGTAACTTCAGAGCTGTAgcaagttaagaaaacaaaaaccaaaaccagtgCTTGACTACACCCAACTCACCCAAGAAAGAAGCTGGGTGCCACAGGGTGGCAGAGGCCAGGGTCTCAACCCAGCTAACAAAGGCTGGCCAGTGCCAAAGCACAGGCTCTCCCCAGCTGTGGCAGCGGCCCCTGGCCCTGGCCTGGGGTATCTGTGGAACCTAAGCCTCCACCCTCAGCTCCCCAGGGAAATGAGTACATTTTGCTTTCTCCCATTAATCTGTACGTTTCAGCCTATGGACATTTTCACCCCGTGGCTGCAAGCTATGATCAATCAATGGAAAGCATATTTTCAAGAGATAAAAGAAGTTTTCACCCTTAGGACCCATACAGGGGAGGGTATGAACTTGCTTGCCAGCATCGGGTGAATCTCCCCAGGAGCTCTTCAGCATGTTTACTGAAGGTACTCCAGCCATTGCACAAATcgctcctctccccctcctcttacCAGAGTTGATAAAGAATGGAAGTCCTTTGGTAACTCGGCTGTGGCTGCATCCACGTGCACAATGGTGGAAACATCCCCAGAGTCAGAGACAGGTGTGAGGGGTCTTATCTTTAACAAGTCCCCTTTCTGGGATCTCTGACCCCAGGAGCTCATACAAACAAGAGCCTCGACAGCTTCCATGTCGTTCTGCTCCAAGATGCTGCACGTAGACCTCTCGCTGTCGTGCCGCTTCCTCTCCAGGATTGACTCGCATATGTCCATGATGTCAACCTAAAGTCGACACAACACAGCGGCTGAGTCCCTGGAAACACAGGGAGGGGGGCACTGGGATAGCACGGGGACGCGCACACCAGAAGCCTGCCCCGCCCCCGGCAGCACGCGCACGCGCTCTGGCTTCCAGGGAAGGATGCCTGCCGAGCGCCGAAGACCACTCGCTCCGAGCCAGCGTTCTGCAGCGgcgggtggggggcagtggggggaggaggaggaatggaCTCGGTCCGCCAGCGGCCTCCACGGAAAATCCTGTTAACAAAGGTTATTAAGCTAGCTTCTCCTTCGGGAAATGATTAATAACACTTCCAGAGGTGTGAGCTGCAGTAGCTAGTACCAAACTGTCCCCgggggaggaggaaaagacaCTGATGGCTGAGGTTGGGTAAGATGAGAGCGCAGTCCTTCTGAGTCGGCGAAGCCACCAGAGCGTCCCCACAGATGCATCTGCGACAACCCCGGAGGCTCCACACCAGTGAGGCCGTCACTCAGCAGACCCCTGGGCGGGAGAGCCTGCACTGGCTCAGCCCCGGTCCCCACACCCAGGAGCACCGATTCACGCCACAAGGCCAGCGCGCGGCGAGGAAGAAAGTGTAAGATGTGCCACAAGCCCGGGCCCCGAGGACTTTCCAGCGCAGCAGACCGTCTCTTGTCAAGCAAGAGCGGGGCGGGAAGCGACTGAAACTAATTGATCTCTTCGCAGAGAAATTTTACATCTACTAAGATACACACTTCCACTCAGTTTGCCTAAACATCCAACCTGTCCTGCCCAGGTGTCCCCCAAAGCACACAGGCAACGCCGCCGCCTTTACAAACGCCGCTCTAGCCCCACTTCTGCCCGCAGCCCGGGCCTCGGAACGAACTGTGAAGTCACAGACGTGCGGGCTGCCGCCTGCGTGGCCCACAGGCGGGCAGGGACAGGGCGGCGCGGGGCTCCCACACCTCTCTCTCGGCCTCTCAGCGGTCCGCGCGGCTCGACTAGGTCCCAGGTCCAACCAGCGAACTCCTCGCTGCCCTCAGGTCCCGACTGGAGCCCGCCAGGGTTGAGGCGCCGgggcccgccccccgccccgtgcAGCCTTCCCGCCGGCCTTTTCCCCGCCCCTTGCCCCGCCCCCACGTTCCCACAGCCCTTGCCCCGCCCCCACCTTCCCGCCAGCCGTTGCCCCGCCCCCTCGCCCTTTCCACCGCCCGTGCGCCGCGTTCCCACAGTCCTTGCCCCTTCGCcggcgccccgcccccgccgcccgcgTGCCGCGTTCCCGCCAGCCGCGCCCCACCCAACGGCCACCTCCTCAGGGCCTGGTGACATCATGGCTGGAAATAGCCCCGCACCTGAAgccggcggggcggggccgcTGCGGGAGCGGTAGACAAAGCTGCGCAGAGAGCAGCGCGAGGCACACGCCCACTTCCCGCCCCTCCCGGCGCGGCCTCGTGCGGCCACCGCCCCTCTCGACTCCCGAAGCCGCCCGGGCTCCTAACGGTGCGCGCGTGGTTATGCCCCGCGCGCCCCTGGCCTCCTCCGCGCCCTGGGCCCGCACTGGCAGCGCGTCCCCGCCTCGCCCCTCGCTCCAATGGGAGGCCACTCACCGCGCGTGCGTCGCCCGAGCCCGCGGAGGCCGGCGTGTGCATGGTGCCGGCGGCCGGGAGGCAACAAAGCGGCCGCGCGGCGGGAGTTCAGTACAGCAGCTGCCGCACGTGCACGGCGGGCGGCGGCGACCCGGAGCTCCAGCGGCCGGCGTGCGCCTCCGCCCGCCCGGCCGCGCGGCTCTGCCCTGGCGCGGCCTTCGCGgtgcgggaggggcggggcggctGGGGAGGGAGCGGCCGCAGGGGCGGAGCGCGGAGGCAAACCAAAATACACCACGCCCCgacggggcggggcctggagggcGCCAGCCAATGCGCACCTAGCCCGTGCGCCGCCGGCCAATGGGCGCCGCGGGGAGCCGCGTGATCAGAGCCTGGCAGCGGCGTGATCGGGCAGGGCGGGATGCTGCATGTATTTTGGTGGCGGCGAGGGGGCGGAGCTTGAGGCCCTGGAAAGTAGGGGAAAGgtcgcggcggcggcggcggcggcggcggcggcggcggcggcggcggcggcggcggcggcggcggcggcggcggcggcggcggcggcggcggcgggggggacCATGCAGCTGCGGCCGGGGAACTCCCCGAGCGTGTTGGGACGGCTGGGAGGAGGATTACGCTTAAAGGGGCCACCGCCCGCAGCCTCCCGGAGCGCAGGTCCCCATGAAGTGAATCCGTCCAGAAGAGGCGGCTCACCTGGAGACCTCAACCCAgattttgctttcttgttttttaattggtatTAATCTACTGTCGCTCTTAGGAGTGCATCCCTGGCCTGGAAGAGTTTTGAAAGCTGGCTAGCTCCAGGTGACATCGCCTGCATCTGCCTCTTACCGCAGCTTCTAGGCCTGTGTCTGCCGCTGACCCCGGTCCCCAGGCAGTTCTGGGCTGCAGTTTCCGCTTAgctcagtgggggtggggggcaagacGGGTGCCCACCCGAGAGGCTCCTGGTGAAACCcattcttcccagaccaggtgtAAGCGTCACTCCCTATGGGAAGTCCTCAGGCCTGAATGAGAGCGATGTCTAGGacaccttttttccccccagtactTCGGTTGCCTGTTTCTCAGGGTGCGGTTTATCCAGTTCTGCAGCTCCAGGTTCCTGAAGTGCAGGCTGTGTTTATGTGCACCCTCACAACCTGCAGCGAGGCATGAGACAGCCCTTCATCCATCCACGTGGCCACATTTGCTGGGTTTCGATATGGCTCGGCACAGCGCACGGTGCAGAGGCCACAGTGCGGAAGCCTTGACCTTAAAAGCTAAGAGCAGGTGAACGCAGAGGATCCCTGCACTGTGGGGATTGGCTCTGAGCAAGAGAAGCTCTGGGCCCAAGGAACAGGCCATCAGAGCACCAGGCCCTCCCCCTTAAACTGATAAGGAAGCAGGTGGGACCCAGGACTCTGGCCAGCTTGTTCCTCAACAGGCCTGCTCTGTTGGGCAGAGGGAGCATAGGCTGACCTGCAGCTTCTCTCCATTTCATCATCTTCAGATCCTTCGCAGTACCTTTCATGGCCTGTAACTTCTGTTTCTTCGGTTATTTGTTAATTGTCTCTCCACCAGAAGGAACCCTCCCAAGGTTAGGGACCTTGTTTAATTCACTGTGAACCCCCAGTGCCTGGCTCGCTGCAAGTACGCAGTAACCActggttgaatgagtgaatgaaggccAGCACCACCTGGCCTGCCCACTTGGACATGCTGCAGACCCCTCTGCTTCAATGTCCTTGAAACTCAACTTCCATTCTACCCCAATCCGGGTTTCTCGCCTCCAGAAGGGCACCACCAGATACCTCATTCCTTCACCCAGAAATCTGAGAGTCACCTTTGACCCTTCCTTTTCCCGCACTTGCTTCCTTCTGCCAATTACTTTGTGTTCTTCTTCCTAAATCTCTCTCAAACTCTTAACTTCTCTCCATCACCTACTCCTgctctggtccaagccaccatcttcTCTCACCTGAATTATTCTGCTGCTTCCCAACGGGTCCCCCTACCTCTGGCTTCGTCACCTGTAATCTGTGCCTCATCTCACTGCCACAATGATCTTCTAGAAGTAGAGATGGTACCGAACCCATAATCAAACCCTCAGTTTGGAATCCAAACAGCTATGGGACTGAAACTTACTCCTTAGGTGGGAATCCATGAGTCTACGTAACCAGGCCCCAGCCAGTGCGTGCTGCATCATTCTGGCCAGTTCCCCAAATCcctttccctcctgcccccatTGCCTCTGTACGGAACCCTGTGCCGCCCACATCAGGTCAGATCACTGTCTTCTGCTTTGTACGTGGCGTTCCTTCTGTGTGGAACACCACAACCCTTCTCCACTTTTACTCTGTAAGACTGCAGTGTGACTCCTCAGCAAAGTGCTTCCTGACCCCCGAACAGCAGGACGGCTCAGCCAAGTGCTAAGTGCAGGGTTTTGGCGTCACACCCGGatgcaaatcccagctctgccaatgTGGCCAGGCCATGTGGCCGGCTATGTCTCTGCAGAATAGGAGGTGGCATCGACTCTCCAGGAGTCTGGAGCACAAGCTTCTCTCACCTCCAGCTCAGTTTCTGCTCCCTGGACAGCAGGAATACCTGGAAACTTGGGCAGCAGGCTGGCTCGGGGCTCTTCAAGCGTAAGCCCCTACCCTTCCTGCATCGGTCCATGTGACAGAGAGACAGGTCTTCGCTTATGCTtgtcccttctctcttcttccccaccTCTACCCAGATATGGCTTCTCCATGAAGCCTTTctcccccgcacccccccccccgcctctctctctctctcgcgcgctcgctctctctcacacacacacacacacacacacacacacacacacacacacacacacacacacacacacacacacacacacacacacacacacacacacacacacacacacacacacacacagtctgtgGTTGCTGCCAAACCCCAGATGCTGGTCCTGCCTATAGTCAGTGGATATTGACATGTTTATAAACTGAAGACAGTTGCAAGTCGTTGACACAGAGCCATCACCGAGGCCCTCATTGGCACCAGGCCCCACAGACCCTCAGGCAGAGCGCGGTCCAGCAGGCAGACTGGGCCTCGACACAGATAACTCCTGGATAAAGTAGAGCATGATGCCCCCAGCTAGACGGCCACCATTTTCTCGTGGGTCCTCCCAGAGAGTCTGTGTATATGGAAAAAATACTTTTACACAGAAGGCAGTGTTCTGTGCACCTTCTGCATCTTGCTTGCTGATTTCACAACATGTCTTGGAGCCTGTTGCAAATCAGTACAAAAAGGTCACCCTCGTCATTTATCACAGTTACATGCTATTCTGTTATATGGACGTGTTGTACTTTATTTAACCACTCCTGCTTAAATCACTGGGGTATTTAGACTATTTCCAGTTCGCCAGGACATCATGTCCATTCATTGTTTGCCCACATGCAAAAATAACTACAAGATTACTTcctagaattggaattgctggaaatgctcttgcatttcttttccttttccctttttttcccttttgataaATTTTATCAAAGTATAGCATAGATATAGGGAAGTGCAAAAACTTAGGTGTACAACTCGGTGAATTTTCACAAGGCAAGCACACTTGTGTCACCAGCATGGAGATCAAGAAACAGAGTATTAGCAGAATCCTAGAAGCCCCCTCCCTGACCCCATCCAGGATAATCCCTATCATGACTTCTAACACCATAGGATGTTTTTGCATGTATGGAAACTTGTACAAAGAGTATCATATGGTTTGTTCTCTGTTGGGTCTGCCATGGAGTTGCATGTAGTTGAAGATCATTTATTCTTGTTGATATAAAATACAGCACAGTGTCCATCATTCTCCTGTCGATGGACATCAGGACTTTCCAGTCTGgggctattatgagtaaagctgctatgaaaattCTGATACGTGGGTATGTGCATTTTTAATTCAGGAAAATTGTCAAATTGCCCTCCAAACATGCTTTTGTGTCCATTTACCCCGTGAACAGTGAACTGCAAAGCCAGTCCCCTCTCCCTTCACTAATACTGAACCATCTGGAATTTTTGACCTCTACCAAGCTCAGTGGAAAAAATGAGAACTCATAACAGTAGATTGCATTTCTTTGGTGGGGTTTCCTTGAgagtttttcatgtatttgaaagCCATCGTGATTTCGGTTTCTGTGAACTTTGAAGGAATTTTAAATGACAGTACAGGAACTTGAGCGTGTTTGTACACTGAAGTGAAGGGCTCAGAGGAGGAAAACGagtgacgcaagagggagagggaagggaaggaggttgGGGAGTGGTGTCAGGGGAGGGCTGGGAGAGCACTTAACAGGGAGGCCGGCCCTGGGCAGGAGGAAGGACCTGCTTCATCAGAGAacaggggaaggaagagaaggtggCTGGGGAGTCAGGAAGATTCTGGGATGCAGAGGAGAGACGGCCAGGGTGATGACCTGTGATCTACCTTCTTGGTGACGTTAGGAGCCATCTGCTGGGGAGGGGGCCCTAGTGAGATGAGAAGGGTTTGGAACAGACTCAGCGGGAAACGTGTTAAGGACTTGGCCAGGGAGAGCGACAGCAGTTGCCCACTGCACTGAGGACCCAGTTAGGATGCTGGAGTGACCCTGGACAGAGTATTGGGTTGGTGTCCGAGCTCCTGGTATTAAAGTGCTGGATCACCTGGGCAGGTCTCTTTGTCATCTTTGAGCCTGTTTCCTGACCTGCAAAATAATCAGTCGTGAATTGTGATCAAGTTAGCTTTCAAGGTTTTgttatgaatgagaaaaataagggcaAAGAATACATTTCTTCCTATAGTTAAGCCCAGTTTGCAGACCCTCACTTACTCAGAGATTGTATCCTCCTAATTTTTTCTTGTTACAGTGTCACGTCTTTTAGGAAGCAATGGTGATAGCAGATGGTACATCATACTCTAAGTTGTGAGAACAAAACACTGGCAACCCTATGGCAGCCCCTCAAACTTGTCCTGAAATTTTATGGTCAGTGAAATGCCCAAATCTGGGAATCTCTGTACTAGATGTTTTCGGAGGTCCATTCCATCTTGGATAACCGTGGTTCCACAAGGGTCGTTCCCTTTCCACGTTGAACTTGGAGGAGCTGATTTCAAGGCCTAGTCATAAACAGATGGTTGGCGTGACTCCACTTCACTCTGCCTGGGCCTGGCAGCTGCCGAGAGGCAGGGACCCACAGCGGGCAGGCAGGCTCTTTCCTCTGACCCTCAGCATCCCCTCTCCAGGTGGCACGCTGGCCAGCCGGGGTTTTGCCAGCTCTTGAGTGTTTCAGCCTTTGGCCAGAGCCCAGCTGTGGAGCTAAGAGGAACAAAGCGAGTCTAGAGGCTGCCTTCCCTGCCCCGACTGCTGCCAGGGTGGGCGGGAGGGCCAGGGAGAGCTGGCTTGGGAGGGGAGAGCTGGCTGCTGGCAAGGCCTGGGTCCGGCCCatccttcctgcctttctctttCGCTGGGCTGAGCTCACTGTCTGGAAGCCACACAAGGACCGGAACATGATGTAAACTGACTAGCTGCTTGACCAGCAGGCTGGTTGACTAAACGACCTAATCAATGATTGATTAGTGGATGGATTAATGAATCACCGACCCACCAACCCCCCTGTTGGATGATTGATCCACCAACCTGACAGCAGGCATCCGTCACTCCTAAcaccctcagtttcttcatctgtaaaatggggtagtaACTGAGGACTAGAGAGATGAAGCAGCCCTGGCTGGCACAGGTGGAGCCAGGCTCCATCTCTCAGACCCAC
Encoded proteins:
- the KLF11 gene encoding Krueppel-like factor 11 isoform X2, with product MDICESILERKRHDSERSTCSILEQNDMEAVEALVCMSSWGQRSQKGDLLKIRPLTPVSDSGDVSTIVHVDAATAELPKDFHSLSTLCMTPPQSPDLLEPSTGTVVPSQVTDSKSPVVVAVTPASTGAAGVLSRRAESAVPGLKAELLEPAVSPHCRATVTSVICHTGGSPAAAHVPTTQTQAHQLSANAEGEAQFWGHVEAVQDTQLTDSVLSVNSASCQPCLHKSSGLSPTKDQQAGWPVAIQTCSPKNYENDLPRKATPLISVPIPSPPVLCQMIPVTGQSGMLSAFLKPSPQVSAGTVKPILPHAAPVPQPVFVGPSVPQGTVMLVLPQGALPQPATCSSSGMAVGNTKLLPLAPAPVFIASSQNCAPQVDFSRRRNYVCNFPGCQKTYFKSSHLKAHLRTHTGEKPFTCSWDGCDKKFARSDELSRHRRTHTGEKKFVCPVCDRRFMRSDHLTKHARRHMTTKKIPGWQAEVGKLNRIASAENPGSPLVHLPASA
- the KLF11 gene encoding Krueppel-like factor 11 isoform X1, producing MHTPASAGSGDARAVDIMDICESILERKRHDSERSTCSILEQNDMEAVEALVCMSSWGQRSQKGDLLKIRPLTPVSDSGDVSTIVHVDAATAELPKDFHSLSTLCMTPPQSPDLLEPSTGTVVPSQVTDSKSPVVVAVTPASTGAAGVLSRRAESAVPGLKAELLEPAVSPHCRATVTSVICHTGGSPAAAHVPTTQTQAHQLSANAEGEAQFWGHVEAVQDTQLTDSVLSVNSASCQPCLHKSSGLSPTKDQQAGWPVAIQTCSPKNYENDLPRKATPLISVPIPSPPVLCQMIPVTGQSGMLSAFLKPSPQVSAGTVKPILPHAAPVPQPVFVGPSVPQGTVMLVLPQGALPQPATCSSSGMAVGNTKLLPLAPAPVFIASSQNCAPQVDFSRRRNYVCNFPGCQKTYFKSSHLKAHLRTHTGEKPFTCSWDGCDKKFARSDELSRHRRTHTGEKKFVCPVCDRRFMRSDHLTKHARRHMTTKKIPGWQAEVGKLNRIASAENPGSPLVHLPASA